Proteins from a genomic interval of Mycobacterium conspicuum:
- a CDS encoding ComF family protein, with protein MLDLILPLECGGCGAPATRWCDACAKELTVAADQPHVVNPRIDPQVPVFALGRYAGARRQAILAMKERGRGDLVAPLARALATGVHRLLVWGMVETPLTIVPAPTRRWAARRRGGDPVARVATIAVAGHPEISVVRALRMRASARDSVGLTTSARERNVAGRVLLSGAPGRLLGAEVVLVDDIVTTGATARESVRVLQAAGARVAAVLAVAFA; from the coding sequence ATGCTCGACCTCATCCTGCCGCTGGAGTGCGGGGGTTGCGGCGCGCCCGCCACCCGCTGGTGTGACGCCTGCGCCAAGGAGCTCACGGTCGCCGCCGATCAGCCGCACGTGGTCAACCCGCGCATCGACCCGCAGGTTCCGGTCTTCGCGCTCGGCCGCTACGCCGGTGCCCGCCGCCAGGCGATCCTGGCGATGAAGGAGCGTGGGCGCGGAGACCTCGTCGCGCCGCTGGCCCGTGCGCTCGCCACCGGCGTGCACCGGCTGCTGGTGTGGGGGATGGTCGAGACGCCGCTGACGATCGTGCCCGCGCCGACGCGGCGGTGGGCGGCGCGCCGTCGCGGCGGCGACCCGGTCGCCAGGGTCGCGACGATAGCGGTGGCGGGCCATCCGGAGATTAGCGTCGTGCGGGCGCTGCGCATGCGGGCGTCGGCGCGTGACTCGGTGGGCCTGACGACCTCCGCGCGCGAGCGCAATGTTGCCGGCCGGGTGCTGTTAAGCGGTGCGCCCGGGAGGCTGCTCGGCGCCGAGGTGGTGCTCGTCGACGACATCGTCACCACCGGGGCGACCGCGCGCGAGTCCGTCCGTGTCCTGCAGGCCGCCGGGGCCCGGGTGGCCGCGGTGCTGGCGGTCGCGTTCGCCTAG